Sequence from the Brevundimonas sp. SGAir0440 genome:
TCGATCTCGGGCGCCCCGAGTCGAAACCGCCGCATCACGCCATAGCCGTGGAGCGGGTAAAGAACGAACCCGGGTTCATGGAATGACTGCTGGTTCAGTTCAGCCACGGCATCGCCGACCGGATCGACAGATCCGCCGCGGATCAGCCGGAAAATCAGAGGATCGATGATCTCGATACCGACGTGCACGTCCTGTTGATTTAGCAGTGCGTGAAGCTCGAGGCGCAAGGGCTTGATAGCCGCCTCGACCTGTTTGAACTCCCGCGTATCCTCACCGAAATTATAGACGAACTCATCAAGGCTTTCGGAACCCCGAAGCCGGTTCAGCAGAGTGGTCGTCGCGACAACCTGCTTTCGTCGTGTGGTCGTGATCGGCGCGGGACTGGGGATCATCAAACACTCTCGGGCCCGGGGGTCATGACAGCATGCCTAATGGCGAGCGACCTCCAGACCAACACCTTTGCACCAGCGTCCGCCGCCGCTCTGACCAGGTCACTGAAGGGCCTGCAGCACCAGTTCGACAGCCGCCTTCAGGTCGCGAACGATGAGAGCCCCGGGCACGCGGACCGACCGCATGCCAGCCGCTTCCAAGCGCTGGCTGATCGCCTCATCTTTCCGAGCGGCCTTGCCGCCACGGTGATGGCGGGTCGAGTCGCAGAAGACCGCCAATCGCTGCTCGGGAAAGAACATATCGGCTTCGGTGATCAGCCCTGGGAGATCACTCAGATCCTGGGCCCAAAGATCGTAGAGGGACGGATAGGCCGAGCCGTCGTCGAAAAGCAGCATTTGCAGGATCGGCGTCAGGTTCTCCCGCAGCAGCCCCTGCAGGAGGAAGAGTTCGATCGGGGATTCAGCGCCCCAGACGCGACGTGCTCGGAACGTCTCGAACGGCGAGAACATCAGCCTGGTCCGGTGCCGGTGATATTTGCGGAAGGGTTTGCCCTCCCCCATGCCCATGTTGACCACGCCCACGGTCTCGGGATCGAAGCCGAGTTGAAGGTAGTACATGTCCGTCACAAGACCGAGCCCGTCCGGGAACGCGTTCCGCGGCTGATCACCCAGAAACACGGTGATGTTGCCCCAACCGCCCCAGTGACCCGTGAACGGATTGAAATCGACGTAGCAAGGCTCCTGCTGCTGGAGCACTGCATTTAGATCGATCTGTCGGACGTACTCTGCATCGACATTCGACAGGACCGTCCCGCGCTTGTTCGCCGGGACCAGTGAGATCGCATACGGCACCCCCATCATGACGCCGTCGATTTCGCGGAAGGCGGCGATGCTGGTCACCACCGAGACCATCTGAAACCGTGTGCCCTTTCGGCGATAAAGCTCGATTTCTCCGTCCGAGGGTCGGTCCTCGAGGACGAAGCCGGCGGCTTCCATCATCTCGCCCGTGATCGGCTGGACGCCGCCAAGGTGAAGCATGCTGAGCTTGACCCAGTCCGGTACTGTGCCGAGTTCCAGACCGATGGGCAGCGCCGGAATGACCGCGTAGTTGGGATCCTCAAGGAGATAGGCCGGCCGGTTGTCGATCACGGCGTAAACCGTCGGATCACGCGTCGTCCGTCCCGGCCTCTTGCCGCAACTGAACGAGCCGTTCTTCGCACACGGTCCTGACCAGGCCTCGCAGCACCTCGACGCGTTCCGTCAGCCAAGCCAATTCTTCGCTGCTGATCTTGTAGTGCTTGGAGTAGCGAGCCTTCACATATGCCTCGCGCAGCAGTTCGAAACAGCGGCGTTCGAACTTGGTCTCGCGAGGCCAGGCCTCCGACAGGCGCGGGTCGATGGCCTCGGTCTTCTTTCGCAGGAAGGCCAAGTTGTGGGCCTTGCCGCTGTAGAGCGTCACCACCAGCAGGATGCAGTGGTAGAGATGCTCGCTGGCCTGATGAAGATTGAAGGCGGCGAGCTTAGGCTCATCCGTGGCGACGCAGAACGCTGCGACTTTCGAAAAGCTCGCGGAGCTGGCCATCCAGTCTTGAAAGAACCCTTCCGCCTCCGCGAGAGCCGCCTGCGCTTTGATATCCGCCGGCTTGTGCATCTTGGCGCCCGGCGTGTCGTAGAGGACCACGCCATCGCGAACGATGTCGGCGAAGAAGTAGCGGCCGCGATCGAGTTGCTCGTTCACGTCGTCGAGGCTGTGAACGATGATGCTCACCGGCGTTCGGATTTCGCCCTCCCCCGGCATCGTGCGGTTCTCGGCGTCATGCCAGAATTCGCCGTCCGTCAGGTCTTCATGGTCTACGACGACCAGTAGGTCGAAGTCGGAGAAGTACCGTCCGACCGGGTCGTGGACCCAGTCGCCACGCGCGTACGATCCGTAAAGGATGATCTTGAGGATCTTGCCGTTCTTCAGTCGTTCGGCGCGCCGCGTCGCGACGGCCTCTGCGAACGATTCTTGGATCACCTCGACCACGCGGCGCAGCTCCGCCTGCTTCCGCGCCGGCAAATGATCGAGGCTTCTCTTCATGAGTTGAGTCTCTCCGAAGGCACGCCAAACGGCAAGTGTCCCCCACCGACCTCTCAAGTGGCGGTATAAGACACCCAAGATGTGGATTGGTTAACACCCACTTGCCCCAACATCTGGTGTCGAGTAGCGTACGAGGCCGCGCAGGGCTGTTGGGTGCAAGCTTGTCGCGCGACGGACCTAGGAAGGGAGCGTCGTGGCGTTATCGACACTTAGTGAAGCGAGTCGGCCGGATGGCCAAGCGTGCGCTTCCATCTCGACCGTGCCGACGATGGACGTCGCACGGTTCATGCGGCTTTTTCAGATGCGGGCCACCCAGGTCATGTGGCTACTTGGCGCGGGCACCTCTCGTACGGCCGGCGTCAAAACGGCTTGGGACGTCATCTGGGATCTCAAGCACAAGCTCTATTGCTCGCAGAAGAAGCTCGCGCTCTCCGCGATCACCGATCTCAGCGATGTGGTGGTGCAGAGGAAGATACAGGAACACTTCGACAGCCTGGGATCATTCCCGTCAGCGGGCGCTGAGGACGAGTACTCCGCCTATTTCGAGGCCGCCTATCCGTCTGCGCGTGACCGCCGACAGTATCTCGACGGAATTATCGAAGAGGCGAAGCCTTCGTTCGGTCATCGGGCTCTCGCCCTGCTGATGCGCGAGAACCTTACTCGCACGGTCTGGACAACCAATTTCGACAAACTGGTCGAGGACAGCGCCGCCAAAATCTATGAAAGCACCGGCAGGCTGACGGTGGCCGACCTGGGCGAGCCCTCAAAACTGCAGCGCGCCATGCAGGAAAACCGCTGGCCGATACTCGGCAAGCTTCACGGCGACTTCCATTCTGATCGCCTCAAGAACACCACCGAAGAACTTCGAGACCAAGACGCCGCCATGCGGCAGGCCTTCGTTGCGGCTTGCCAAGGCAACGGCCTTGCCTTGGTCGGCTACAGCGGCCGCGACGCCTCGATCATCGCGGCTCTGACTGACGCCATAAATGGAGGCGCGGGGTTCCCGGGCGGCCTGTTCTGGTTCAAGCGATCCACTGAAACGCCGTTCGAGGGCGTCACCTCTCTCATGAAAGCGGCTACGGACGCCGGCATCGAAGCCTTCTTCGTCGAGGTCGAAACGTTCGACGAGTTGATGTCTGACCTCGTGCGGTTTCTCCCGACGACCACCGGCAAGGTCGACGCCATCGGCGAAGCCGACCGGCCACGGCTGGGCAAGGCGCCGTTGCGCGCCGTCGGCACGAAGTTTCCCGTGGTCCGGACCAACGCGCTCCCGATCGTCTCATGGCCCACGTCCTGCCGACTGGTGGTCTGCACCATCGGCGGCGTTTCGGAGGTCGTTGCGGCAGTCAAGGAGGCCGGCGTCGATCTCGACGTCAATCGTGTCCGCGCCGGTGTACTAGCCTTCGGCAAAGATGTTGACCTTCGCACGGCCCTCGCTGATCGCGATATCACCAGCTTGGAGACTTACGCCATTTCTCCCGCGCGCTTGCGGTATGAGAGTGGCGAGCGGACACTCATTCGAGACGCCCTTGTCCGGTCGCTTGGCAAGCGCGAGACGCTTGCGGTCGACCGCCGTGGCCGCCGCATCCTGCTGCGGCCCGCCGCCGGAGTCGGCACGGCGCCGTTCAACAGGACGGTCGCTTGCGTTGAAACCCTGACAGGTGCCGTTCCCGGGACGACCATCCCATGGAGCGAGGCCTGCGAAATCAGGCTGGACTGGAAGCTCGACGGCCTTTGGCTCCTTTTGGAACCGCGCGTTGTCCTGGAGCTTGAGGACGGCACGGCCGAAGCCATGGTGGCGAAAGCGAAAGATTGGGTGCGAGAGCGCCGGGCGCAGCGACGCAATAAGCACGCAAACAGCATGCTGGATGGCTGGATTGAATTGATCGTGGGCACTTCAGACTCACTTCGTCTCCGCGCGTTCGGGATTTCCGACGGCGCGGACGCTGACTTTGAAATAGCCCGGACAACCGGTTTCAGCGGGAGGGCTCCGCAATGACCGTCGCCTACAAGCTTCCGGGCCACACTCAGTTTCCCGAACCCGCTCTACGGTTTGGCGGAGCGTCCGACCGAAACACAGACCTACATCCGCTGCTGGGTCTCTCCCGATTTGGTCCATACAGCCGTGACAGGCTTTCGGGCGTGGCTAACCCCATCCGGATCGCGATGATCGCACCTGCAGGGGGCGTTGATCCTTTGAACCGGTTGATGCAGGAGTTGGAGCACCCGCATCGGCCGAAAGAGCGGAAGGCCTATCTCCCAGACTATCCCGGCTTCTCGAAGCTGTTCGGCGTCAGCCTCGCCAAGGCGGTGGGGCCAACCGCCATCGAACTCCCTGCGGACCTGCAAAAGCAAATGGCAGCCTCGCGTCGTCCGCACCAGGTGCTGGCCGACGCGATCACCCGGGCCCTTTTTGCGCTGCGCAATGTCCGAACAGAGTTCGATATCGTCTTGATCCATGTCGATCGAAGCTGGTCGGACGGATTTCGGACCACCGACGGCGAAGACTTCGACCTGCGGCACCACCTCAAGGCGATCGCTGCATCAGAAGGCATCTGCATCCAGATCGTGCGGGACGAAGGCGCCTTGGGCTACTATTGCCGGTGCAGTGTCGCCTGGCGCCTCGGCGTGGCCCTGTACACCAAGGCCGGCGGCACGCCTTGGGTGCTAGCTGATGTCGAGCCGGGGACCGCCTTTATCGGCATCGATTACGCGATGCGCTCGGACGCGGGCCCGGCGTCGCGTTACGCAATCTGCTGCAGTCAGGTTTTCGATGCGGAGGGCTCCGGCATGGAGTTCGTCGCCTATGAAGCAAGCGACGTGCGCATGTTCGGCAAGAATCCCTTCCTGCGCCGCGATCAGATGTTGAAGGTCATATCCAGGAGCCTTCTGATCTATCAACGCAAGCACGCGGGCCAATCCCCGCGTCGCATCGTCGTCCACAAGAACACCGAGTTTAAACCCGAAGAGGCTGAGGGCTGTTTCGATGCGCTTCCGCGCACGGACGCAATCGACCTTGTGCATGTCCAGCAAAGCAGCGGCTGGCGAGGTATGCATATCCCGGAGCCCAGAAAGCCGCACGGCTATCCAGTCCATCGCGGTACGGCGCTGCAACTGGGCGCCTATGAGACGCTGCTCTGGACCCAAGGCAACCTGCCCGTGGTCGCCAATGATCGTGACTACTTCAAGGAAGGCAAAGGAATCCCGGAGCCCCTGATGCTGGTGCGATACGCGGGCAACGGATCGATGGACGATCTATGCCGCCAGACCTTGGGGCTCACGAAAATGGATTGGAACAATGACGGTCCGTATGATCGGCTCCCGGTGACCCTCAACTTCGCCCAGACCTTGGCGAAGGTCGTGGTCCGAATGCCGACCCTTGAACCTCGGTCCTATCCCTTCCGGCTGTTCATGTAGGCGCCACTATGGGCGCGTGATCGGCTGGTCTGTTGCCATTCCTTGCGTAACTCGAACGCAGCCGCCGTCACGCGTGCCCGCTGAACAAACCCCACAGCTTTACAGCCCCGAGCACGGCGCCGAACACGGGCGCGGCGGCGGCGCACGCCGCGACCACCGGGTGCTCCTTGATCCATGCGATCGCGCCGCCAAGGCCACCCAACCCATCGAACGCGCCCGCGTGGGTTTTGAGGGTGCCCTCATTGGCCTTGGTGGCGATCGCATACATGAGATCGACCCGGTTCAGCAGGGACCGGTCCACGGCCGCGAAGTCGCGGCGCTCGAGCGCCGCGGCCTGGTCCGCGCCGTCGATCAGGTGGTTCATCGCCAGACCGTTCCGCGACGCCACGGACCGGAGCCGGTTGTCGATCGCGGCGTAGCCGTCGCCATAGAGATCGACCATGCGCGCCGCGAGATCGACGCGCTGGGCGTCGGGGATGGTCAGAGGTCGGCCTCCGAGAAGGCGATGACGGTTCTCGAGCGCGAGGAAGCCGAAGGTGGCGTTGCGCATGTTCCAGTGCAGCCAGTAGGTGCCATTCAAATTGTGCGCCACGAAGTCATAGAAGCCGTCGAGGACAGCCTTTTCCGCCTTGTCGAGGTCCGTCGCCGTGGCCTGCGCCGGGTCACAGCCCGCCCGACGTAGGGCAGTGTCCAGTTCGAAGCTCTGCGTCACGCCGGTGCCGAGATTACGCGCCGCGATGGCGGTAATCCGTCGTTGCGGCGTTTCGAAGCCTTCACAGGCGTAGTGAAGCACATACGCATGCGTCCGGGATTGCATAGCCCGCCCGATCTCTTCGCGGGCGGCTTTCCGGCGCGTGGGGGTGGTGGTCATTTCAGCTGGCCTTCCCACTCGGGCGCTTGAGGCGCCGGGGGGCGCTCTTGTGCACGGCGATGCCGCGAGCTTTCTCCGCCTCGGCCTCGGCGTCTTTCAGATCCTTGGTGATCGCTTCCAGACGGGCCACGAGCGGCGTCATATCGTAGCGGTTCGACGTCTGGCCGCCGTGCGCCCGGTGGCGCGCTTCCGAGATGATCAGGCCCCGCGCCTCCAGCCGACGGATCGCGCGCTGGATGGTCTTGTCGGAAACCCCGAGCAGGCCGGCCAGCCTGGCCTTGGAGGGCCAAGGCATGTCATCCGGCTTCCACCAGGCGTCGATCAAGCAGACGAGCACGGCGAGCTCGGATGCGCGGATGCCCAGAGCCGGAAGGGTCTGCAACAGGACCGACGGCACGACGGTGAAGCCGCCGTCGAGGCTGGACTTCCACTTCTGCCGCAGCACCTTGTCGGTTTCGGGCTTGCCCCGACGATCCGACAGCCGGATCACCTTGGCCTCTTCCTCTTCGTCACTCATTTTATTGCTCCCGGACGACGTGTCCGTGGCAGAAGATGCGGTCGATGACCGTGGAATTCCAGCAATCGACGCGTAAAGGGCCAGGTCATTTGGGTCTAGGGGGCCGGGACATATCCGTCTCTCCGGCCACCCCATGAATGTCCCCCGATTCATGATCCGTGGCCCAGCAACCGGGTCGAACGACGCCCATGACTCCGGGACCCCCGGTCAGATTGACCCGGGGATAGCCTATGAAATCGGTTTTAGTCTTCGCGAAACGAAAAAGCCGCGCGCCCCCAAAGGGCGCGCGGCGAGTTTTTCGTCCCGGACGGCGCTATTCGGCGGCGAACGAATAGGCGTCGTCATCGCGGAACGTTTCGGCACCCGGCTCTTCCGGCTCTGCCGCGTCCGACACCGTCCGCAGCGGAACCGGCAGCCACCCCTTACCGTCGACCAGCCGTTCGGCGGCCTCAGCCATGTCCGCCTTCTTGAACCCGGCGATCCGCGCAGCCTCTTGGGCGCCCGCCGCCTCCGTCACCGCCTCAAGCACCTTGGGTTTGGCGACGCGGCTGAAGTAGCTGGCCGCTGTCGCCGTCCACGTCCCGGCCATGTCGAGCCCGACCGCCGTCGCCAGCGTCTCGGCCTGCGCCAAGGCGCCGGGCCTGCGGTCGTGCGGATCGCGCACGGCGTAGAGGCCGACCCCCGCGCAGCAGGCCATCAGGTCCAGTTGGTCCGACGGCGCCAGACCGGCCACCACGCCCCAGAGGTCTTCCGGACGCTCGGGAAGGCGCGCGCCCCACGCCTCGCACCGGTCGCGGACGCGCCGACCGGCGGGGCCGTCGTCCACCCCCGGCGCCAGCCGCTCCAGTCCGGTGGCCGTCAGCCGAAGCTGCAACGGCGTCCAGACGCCGTAGCCCGGATAAAAGACCTGCAGGACGAGGGCGTGGACCACGGTCGCCAAGGCCGCGTTGACGTCGGCCTGCACCGCATCGCGCAAGCCCATGGTCTTGTGCGCCGTCAGATCGATCAGCAGACGATCCGACAAGGCCGAAGGCGTCTCGCCTTCGGGCGCGTCCGCGCCTGCCTGCGTCCCATCCTCGGCATCGTCGTCCGCCGCCCCTTCCTCCGGCCACGGCGACGGCGGATCGGCGGGCACGTCCTCGGCCCGGACCAGACCGCGCTCGAAGCGGGCGAGGCCGTCGTGGCCGAGCATCACCATGACCCCGGCGCGCGCCCTGGCCTCGGGCGCATAGGCGAAGTCCGGGCCGAAGGCCTGCAAGGCCTTGTCGATCTCCTCCAGCCGCGCGTCCGCCTCGGGCGACAGGCCGTCGTCGCCCGCCTCCGAAACGATGCCGTCGTACTCCTCGGACAGGGCCGCGATCTCGGCGGCGTCCGCCTCCGACCGCTCGACGGCGACCGGATAGACCCGCCCGAACGCGGACAGGTCGGGATACTCCAGCCCCGCCTCGGCCCACTTCCAGCCTTCCCGCTCGCGCGCCTCGTCGGCCAAGCCGGTCAGCTTGTCGGCTACCAGCCGATCTAGCAGGACC
This genomic interval carries:
- a CDS encoding helix-turn-helix domain-containing protein, producing the protein MSDEEEEAKVIRLSDRRGKPETDKVLRQKWKSSLDGGFTVVPSVLLQTLPALGIRASELAVLVCLIDAWWKPDDMPWPSKARLAGLLGVSDKTIQRAIRRLEARGLIISEARHRAHGGQTSNRYDMTPLVARLEAITKDLKDAEAEAEKARGIAVHKSAPRRLKRPSGKAS
- a CDS encoding nucleotidyltransferase and HEPN domain-containing protein; amino-acid sequence: MVEVIQESFAEAVATRRAERLKNGKILKIILYGSYARGDWVHDPVGRYFSDFDLLVVVDHEDLTDGEFWHDAENRTMPGEGEIRTPVSIIVHSLDDVNEQLDRGRYFFADIVRDGVVLYDTPGAKMHKPADIKAQAALAEAEGFFQDWMASSASFSKVAAFCVATDEPKLAAFNLHQASEHLYHCILLVVTLYSGKAHNLAFLRKKTEAIDPRLSEAWPRETKFERRCFELLREAYVKARYSKHYKISSEELAWLTERVEVLRGLVRTVCEERLVQLRQEAGTDDA
- a CDS encoding Piwi domain-containing protein encodes the protein MTVAYKLPGHTQFPEPALRFGGASDRNTDLHPLLGLSRFGPYSRDRLSGVANPIRIAMIAPAGGVDPLNRLMQELEHPHRPKERKAYLPDYPGFSKLFGVSLAKAVGPTAIELPADLQKQMAASRRPHQVLADAITRALFALRNVRTEFDIVLIHVDRSWSDGFRTTDGEDFDLRHHLKAIAASEGICIQIVRDEGALGYYCRCSVAWRLGVALYTKAGGTPWVLADVEPGTAFIGIDYAMRSDAGPASRYAICCSQVFDAEGSGMEFVAYEASDVRMFGKNPFLRRDQMLKVISRSLLIYQRKHAGQSPRRIVVHKNTEFKPEEAEGCFDALPRTDAIDLVHVQQSSGWRGMHIPEPRKPHGYPVHRGTALQLGAYETLLWTQGNLPVVANDRDYFKEGKGIPEPLMLVRYAGNGSMDDLCRQTLGLTKMDWNNDGPYDRLPVTLNFAQTLAKVVVRMPTLEPRSYPFRLFM
- a CDS encoding SIR2 family protein, whose translation is MDVARFMRLFQMRATQVMWLLGAGTSRTAGVKTAWDVIWDLKHKLYCSQKKLALSAITDLSDVVVQRKIQEHFDSLGSFPSAGAEDEYSAYFEAAYPSARDRRQYLDGIIEEAKPSFGHRALALLMRENLTRTVWTTNFDKLVEDSAAKIYESTGRLTVADLGEPSKLQRAMQENRWPILGKLHGDFHSDRLKNTTEELRDQDAAMRQAFVAACQGNGLALVGYSGRDASIIAALTDAINGGAGFPGGLFWFKRSTETPFEGVTSLMKAATDAGIEAFFVEVETFDELMSDLVRFLPTTTGKVDAIGEADRPRLGKAPLRAVGTKFPVVRTNALPIVSWPTSCRLVVCTIGGVSEVVAAVKEAGVDLDVNRVRAGVLAFGKDVDLRTALADRDITSLETYAISPARLRYESGERTLIRDALVRSLGKRETLAVDRRGRRILLRPAAGVGTAPFNRTVACVETLTGAVPGTTIPWSEACEIRLDWKLDGLWLLLEPRVVLELEDGTAEAMVAKAKDWVRERRAQRRNKHANSMLDGWIELIVGTSDSLRLRAFGISDGADADFEIARTTGFSGRAPQ
- a CDS encoding ParB/RepB/Spo0J family partition protein; its protein translation is MTAQSTQTVPTEATAPQHGAEVIVPLNRLKASPKNARKTPHSPATIEAFAASIKAKGVLQPPVVDIERDGEGAPTGNYLVTIGEGRRQGLRLLAKRKAIKRTHPVRCIVDAENDAHEISLDENMTREAMHPADQFEAFQRLAVEKGYGPEEIGARFGVSAHVVRQRLRLGAAAPELMAAYRDGALALDQLMAFCVSADEDRQRQVFEQLGEYRPVHAIRRAMTEAKVAVGDRRVRFVGVEAYVEAGGGILRDLFTEDGGGWLEDVVLLDRLVADKLTGLADEAREREGWKWAEAGLEYPDLSAFGRVYPVAVERSEADAAEIAALSEEYDGIVSEAGDDGLSPEADARLEEIDKALQAFGPDFAYAPEARARAGVMVMLGHDGLARFERGLVRAEDVPADPPSPWPEEGAADDDAEDGTQAGADAPEGETPSALSDRLLIDLTAHKTMGLRDAVQADVNAALATVVHALVLQVFYPGYGVWTPLQLRLTATGLERLAPGVDDGPAGRRVRDRCEAWGARLPERPEDLWGVVAGLAPSDQLDLMACCAGVGLYAVRDPHDRRPGALAQAETLATAVGLDMAGTWTATAASYFSRVAKPKVLEAVTEAAGAQEAARIAGFKKADMAEAAERLVDGKGWLPVPLRTVSDAAEPEEPGAETFRDDDAYSFAAE